The genomic region CATCGTGGAGCTGCTCGCCGAGTCCGGTGCGCTGCTCGGCGAGCCGCGGCCCATCGCCCACCCGGTCAAGTTCTACGAGAAGGGCGACCGGCCGCTGGAGATCGTCACGACCCGCCAGTGGTACATCCGCAACGGTGGGCGGGACGAGCCGCTGCGCGCCGCGCTGCGGGCCCGCGGCCAGGAGCTGCGCTGGCATCCGGAGTACATGAAGGTCCGCTACGAGAACTGGGTCGACGGCCTCAACGGCGACTGGCTGATCAGCCGGCAGCGGTTCTTCGGCGTGCCGTTCCCGGTGTGGTATCCCCTCGACGACGCCGGCGCGCCGCGCTATGACGCGCCGATCGTGCCGCCCGAGGCGGCCCTGCCCGTCGACCCGTCCAGCGACGTGCCGCCGGGCTACACCGACGCCCAGCGGGGGCTGCCCGGCGGGTTCGCCGCCGACCCGGACGTGATGGACACCTGGGCGACGTCCTCGCTCACCCCGCTGATCGTCAGCGGTTGGGAGAGCGACCCGGACCTGTTCGCCCGCGTGTTCCCGATGGATCTGCGGCCCCAGGCCCACGAGATCATCCGGACCTGGCTGTTCTCCACCGTGGTCCGCGCCCACGCCGAGTTCGGCGTGCTGCCCTGGTCGAACGCGGCGATCTCCGGCTGGATCCTCGACCCGGACCGCAAGAAGATGTCGAAGTCCAAGGGCAACGTCGTCACCCCGATGGGCCTGCTGGAGGAGCACGGTTCGGACGCGGTCCGCTACTGGGCGGCGTCCGGGCGGCCGGGCACCGACACCGCCTTCGACGTCGGCCAGATGAAGAACGGCCGCCGACTCGCCATCAAGATCCTCAACGCCAGCCGCTTCGCGCTGGGCCTCGCCGCCGAGGAGACACCCCCGGGCGCCCCGGCGACGGGCGAGGCGGGGACCTCCGATGCCGCCGCCGGCGCTGCCTCGACGGTCGGCACGGCGGCGCCGGTGGACGGTGCCGTGCCGGTGGACGGTGCCGTGCCGGTGGGTGGTGCCGTGCCGGTCGGCGAGCCGCTCGACCGGGCGCTGCTCGCCGCGCTGGCCGACGTCGTGGACGCCGCGACCGCCGCACTCGACACCTACGACTACGCGCGGGCCCTGGAGGTCACCGAGTCGTTCTTCTGGCGGTTCTGCGACGACTACGTCGAGCTGGTCAAGGGCCGGGCCTACGGCTCGTTCGGGGCCGCCGGCGCCGCCTCCGCGCACACCACCCTCGCGGTCGCGCTGTCCGTGCTGCTGCGGCTGTTCGCCCCGGTCCTGCCGTTCGTCACCGAGGAGGTCTGGTCCTGGTGGCGGCCGGGCTCGGTGCACCGGGCGAGCTGGCCGGACCCGGCGGAGATCCGCAAGCTCGCCGACGGCGGGCGCCCCGAGCTGCTCGACGCCGTCGGCGCGGCGCTCACCGGCGTGCGCCGTGCCAAGTCCGCGGCGAAGGCGTCGATGAAGGCCGAGGTCGCGAGCGCCCGGATCAGCGGGGATGCCGACCTCGTCGCCCTCGTCGAAGCGGCGGCCGCCGACCTGCGCAGCGCCGGCAGCATCCGCGAGCTCGCGTTCAGCCCCGCCGCAGGCGAGATCGCCGTCGCCGTCGACCTCGCCTGAACCCCGGCCCCCGCCTCGACCCGCCGCCTTCCCGGTCAGATGCCGCTCAGGCGGCGGGCTGAGGGCCGCAGGTAGACGAACCAGGTGAGGGCGAAGCACAGCGCGTAGTAGGCGATGAAGGAGATGTACGCCGCGTCGCCGGACCGGTAGCTCAGGAACGACTGCCGGAAGGCCAGGTTCACCAGCACGCCGCCGAACGCGCCGATCGCGCCGGCCAGGCCGATCAGCGCGCCGGAGCGGCGCCGGGCGGCGCGATCGGCGGCCAGCGGGTCGGCGCCGGCATCGACGGCGAGGCGCGACTTCGCCCGGAAGATCGCCGGGATCATCTTGTACGTCGACCCGTTGCCGACGCCGCTGAAGACGAACAGGGCGATGAACCCGACGAGGAAGCCGGCCAACGAGTCCGTCAGCGAGGCGACGAGCACGGCCGCGGCCGCGGCGGCCATCGCCACGAAGTTCGCGAACGTGATGCGGGCGCCGCCGAACCGGTCGGCCAGCAGGCCGCCGAGCGGGCGGATCAGCGAGCCGAGCAGCGGCCCGAGGAACGTCAGGTAGGCGGCCTTGATCGGGGTGTCGAACCGGTCGGCGAACTGCACCTGCAGCACCTGGCCGAAGGCGAAGCCGAAGCCGATGAACGAGCCGAACGTGCCGATGTAGAGCAGCGACATCACCCACGTGTGGCCGTCGCGGGCGACCTCGCGCATCGCGCCGCGGTCGTTGCGCGCCGTGGAGAGGTTGTCCATGAACAGCGCCGCACCGAGCGCGACCAGCACGATCAGCGGGATGTAGATCGCCAGGACGACCCGCGGGTGGCCCTTGCCCGCCGTGGCGAGCACGAGCAGGGCGACGAGCTGGATCGCGGCCACGCCCAGGTTCCCGCCGCCGGCGTTGAGCCCGAGCGCCCGGCCCTTGAGCCGGTCCGGGTAGTAGGCGTTGATGTTCGTCATCGACGAGGCGAAGTTGCCGCCGCCGACGCCCGCGACCGCGGCGACGAGCAGCAGCGTGGTGTACGAGACACCGGGTTTGAGGACGATCGCGGCGAGGATCGTGGGGACGAGCAGCAGCAGCGCGCTGACGATCGTCCAGTTCCGTCCGCCGAAGCGGGCGACGGCGAAGGTGTACGGGATGCGCAGCACGCTGCCGACCAGCGTCGGCAGCGACGTCAGCAGGAACTTCCCGGCGGGATCGATGTGGTACTTCGGCCCGAGGAACAGGACCGTCACCGACCACAGCGACCAGATCGAGAAGCCGACGTGCTCGGCCAGGATCGAGAAGATCAGATTGCGGCGGGCGATGCGGGACCCGCCGTGGTGCCAGAACGACGGGTCGTCGGGCCGCCAGTCGTCGATCCAGCGGCCCCGGCGGGACGCGGCCGGGGCGAGGTCGGTGGTCGGGACGCCTTCCAGCGTGGCGCTCATGTGATGATCCTCCGGGGTGCGGGCGATGCCACGACCGTAGGAACGCACCGTTACGCGGCGACGCGCGAGCTGTGACACTCTCTGAGACATCCGCTCACCCGGCCGGGAGCCGCGCGGTGAGACGTGCGGCCGAGGGCCACCGGCGGTCCGTGAGATCGCCGCCTGTCCCGCCTGTCTCGCCCGGCCGCCGGAGCTTGTCACACCGGCGCCGGGTATCTCGTCCAGGTGGGGGAGGGGGAGCGTGCCGCGCCCGGCCGCCGGGGCCGGTGACGCCCGGTTCATGGCGTCCCTCAGACCTGCGGAGGAGCCGATGACAACCGTCCCGAGCCGAGCTACGCAGGGTCCCGGCGCCGTCCCCGCCGACCTGCCCGCTGCCGCCGAGGTGTCCGCGCCCGAAGGGATGTCGGCCGCGGCCGGTTCCTCGGCGCTGGCCGCGGCGTTCGAGGCCGAGCGTCCGCACCTGCGGGGGGTGGCCTACCGCCTGCTGGGCTCCTTCGCCGACGCCGAGGACGCGGTGCAGGAGGCCTGGCTGCGCCTCGGCCGGGTCGACGCCGGGCGGATCTCCGACCTGCGCGCCTGGCTGACCGTGGTGGTCAGCCGGCTGTGCCTGGACCAGCTCCGCTCGGCCCGCGGTCGCCGGGAGGGGTACGTCGGGCCCTGGCTGCCCGAGCCGTTCGTCGACGGGTTCGCGGGCGGCGACGGCACCGGGGGCGGCGCAGACGCCGGCTTGCCCGTGGTGGACGCGGCGTTCGTCGCCGGTGCGGCGGTACCGGTCGGCGCCGACCCCGCGACCGGGGGTCGGGTGGCGGACCCGGCCGACCGGGTGACGCTCGCCGAGTCGGTGAGCATGGCGATGATGGTCGTGCTCGAGACGCTCAGCCCGGCCGAGCGCACCGCCTTCATCCTGCACGACGTGTTCGGCTACGACTTCGCCGAGATCGCCGCGGCCACCGGGCGCACCCCGGCCGCGGCCCGCCAGCTCGCCAGCCGGGCGCGGCGCCACGTCCGGGACCGGTCGGTCCGCTTCGACCCGGATCCGGCGTCGCGGCGTCGCGTCGCCGAGGCCTTCTTCGCCGCGGCGGCCGGCGGCGACCTCGACGGGCTGCTGGCCCTGCTCGATCCGAACGCCGTCCTGCGCAGCGACGGCGGGGGGAACGCGCAGGCCGCCCGCCGGCCGGTGGCGGGCGCCGACCGGGTCGCCCGGTTCGTGCTCGGCATCCTCGCCAAGGCGGCCCGGCGCGCCGACGGGCGGGTGCGGATCCAGCCGGTCGAGGTCAACGGCGAACCCGGCTTCGCCAGCTTCGAGGGCGACGTCCTGCGCTACCTCGCCGGCCTGCACGTGGCGGGCGGCCGGATCGTCGAGATCAACATCGTCGCGAACCCGGAGAAGATGCGCCACCTGCCCGCCGCGGCCCCGGCCGGCGGTGCGGTTCCGGTGGGCGGTGCGGTTCCGGTGGGCGGTGCGGCGCGATGTGCCCGGTCTGTGGGCCCGGACCGGGCAGGACGCACCGCAGTCGGCCCCACCCCGTCGGGCTAGTCGATCCGGCGTAGCTGGTCGCGGTAGCGCTTGCCGTTCGCGACGTAGACGGCGGCACCCGCGGCGAGACCGGCCTGGTCCGGGCCGCCGGGCAGCACCTTGGCCGGGATCCCGAGGGCCCGCCCGCCCGGCGGCACGACCGTGTCACCCACGACGACCGCCCCGGCCCCGACCAGCCCGCCGCGCCCGACCCGGACCCGGTGCAGGACCACCGAGCCGGATCCGATCAGCGAGCCGTCCTCGACGACGCAGCCCTCCAGGTGCACGAGGTGCCCGATCGTGCAGTCGTCGCCGACGACGGTCGCCAGCTCCTCGGTCGCGTGGATCACCGTGCCGTCCTGGACGGAGGTGCGCGCGCCGATCACGATCGACCCGTAGTCGCCGCGCAGCACCGCCCCCGGCCACACGGTCGACTCGGGGCCGATCGTCACCGTGCCGATGACGGTGGCGTCCGGGTGGACGTAGGCCGTCGGGTCGATGACGGGAACGGCGTCTCCCAGGGCGTACACGGCCATCCGGTCTCCCGCGGGTCGTCGGGCGCGTCTAGTGACCTCCATCGTGCCCGTCGAGGCCGCCGGGTGGGTGGGTTCAGTCCTCCGAGGCGGAGACCTCGGGACGGACCATGCCGGGCGGCGGGGAGCCCGTCGCCCTGACCCAGC from Frankia alni ACN14a harbors:
- the valS gene encoding valine--tRNA ligase, producing MVGTDGTDRSARAVPAPSARAVPAKPTLDGIEGRWSAVWQDEGTYTFDRTVDRGRVYSIDTPPPTVSGSLHVGHVFSYTHTDLIARYQRMRGREVFYPLGFDDNGLPTERRVQNYFGVRCDPSLPYDPDFAPPAKPGKEQVPISRRNFVDLCERLTLEDEKGFEELWRRLGLSVDWSHTYATIDTRSRVVAQRAFLRNLARGEAYLAEAPTLWDVTFRTAVAQAELEDRERPGAFHTLAFPRAGAEPVVIETTRPELLPACVALVAHPDDPRYQPLFGSTVRSPLFDVDVPVVAHRLADPDKGSGIAMICTFGDLTDVIWWRELRLPARAVIGRDGRLVPEPPAAITSPAGRAHYAELAGKTVHSARTRIVELLAESGALLGEPRPIAHPVKFYEKGDRPLEIVTTRQWYIRNGGRDEPLRAALRARGQELRWHPEYMKVRYENWVDGLNGDWLISRQRFFGVPFPVWYPLDDAGAPRYDAPIVPPEAALPVDPSSDVPPGYTDAQRGLPGGFAADPDVMDTWATSSLTPLIVSGWESDPDLFARVFPMDLRPQAHEIIRTWLFSTVVRAHAEFGVLPWSNAAISGWILDPDRKKMSKSKGNVVTPMGLLEEHGSDAVRYWAASGRPGTDTAFDVGQMKNGRRLAIKILNASRFALGLAAEETPPGAPATGEAGTSDAAAGAASTVGTAAPVDGAVPVDGAVPVGGAVPVGEPLDRALLAALADVVDAATAALDTYDYARALEVTESFFWRFCDDYVELVKGRAYGSFGAAGAASAHTTLAVALSVLLRLFAPVLPFVTEEVWSWWRPGSVHRASWPDPAEIRKLADGGRPELLDAVGAALTGVRRAKSAAKASMKAEVASARISGDADLVALVEAAAADLRSAGSIRELAFSPAAGEIAVAVDLA
- a CDS encoding nitrate/nitrite transporter translates to MSATLEGVPTTDLAPAASRRGRWIDDWRPDDPSFWHHGGSRIARRNLIFSILAEHVGFSIWSLWSVTVLFLGPKYHIDPAGKFLLTSLPTLVGSVLRIPYTFAVARFGGRNWTIVSALLLLVPTILAAIVLKPGVSYTTLLLVAAVAGVGGGNFASSMTNINAYYPDRLKGRALGLNAGGGNLGVAAIQLVALLVLATAGKGHPRVVLAIYIPLIVLVALGAALFMDNLSTARNDRGAMREVARDGHTWVMSLLYIGTFGSFIGFGFAFGQVLQVQFADRFDTPIKAAYLTFLGPLLGSLIRPLGGLLADRFGGARITFANFVAMAAAAAAVLVASLTDSLAGFLVGFIALFVFSGVGNGSTYKMIPAIFRAKSRLAVDAGADPLAADRAARRRSGALIGLAGAIGAFGGVLVNLAFRQSFLSYRSGDAAYISFIAYYALCFALTWFVYLRPSARRLSGI
- a CDS encoding sigma-70 family RNA polymerase sigma factor translates to MSAAAGSSALAAAFEAERPHLRGVAYRLLGSFADAEDAVQEAWLRLGRVDAGRISDLRAWLTVVVSRLCLDQLRSARGRREGYVGPWLPEPFVDGFAGGDGTGGGADAGLPVVDAAFVAGAAVPVGADPATGGRVADPADRVTLAESVSMAMMVVLETLSPAERTAFILHDVFGYDFAEIAAATGRTPAAARQLASRARRHVRDRSVRFDPDPASRRRVAEAFFAAAAGGDLDGLLALLDPNAVLRSDGGGNAQAARRPVAGADRVARFVLGILAKAARRADGRVRIQPVEVNGEPGFASFEGDVLRYLAGLHVAGGRIVEINIVANPEKMRHLPAAAPAGGAVPVGGAVPVGGAARCARSVGPDRAGRTAVGPTPSG
- a CDS encoding gamma carbonic anhydrase family protein; the protein is MAVYALGDAVPVIDPTAYVHPDATVIGTVTIGPESTVWPGAVLRGDYGSIVIGARTSVQDGTVIHATEELATVVGDDCTIGHLVHLEGCVVEDGSLIGSGSVVLHRVRVGRGGLVGAGAVVVGDTVVPPGGRALGIPAKVLPGGPDQAGLAAGAAVYVANGKRYRDQLRRID